DNA from Armatimonadota bacterium:
CATCAGCCCTTCTGCTCTCGACGCTTCTTCTCGATCAGGGCTGCAAGGGAGTCGAGCTTGCCCGGATCATTCGCGCTCAGGGCTTCCACGAAGTAAGACATCGCCGGCTCGGCGAAGGTGGAGAGCAGTCCATCGACCACCTGCCGTGTCACCGTGTCGCTCAGCTCGCTGCGGGTGACGCGAGCAGTGTAGTGGTAGGCCTTGCCGCGCATGGTGCGGGCCAGGAAACCCTTCTTGTGCAGCCGGCTCAGGGTGGTCATCACCGTCGTATATGCGGCCTGCTTCCCGGTCTGGGCAAGGGCCTCCTGGACGTCCTGCACACTCACCTCGCCGTCCGCTGACCAGACAGCGTCCATGATCTGGGCTTCGAGAGTGCCCAGAGTCTTCTCCAGACCGTCCTTGCCTGGCCGGAATACGGGAATATCGGGACCTTTTCGTGCACTCATTCTTCGCGCCTCCATCCGGCCTTGTACCCCGGCGGACGCTGGTGCCGGTATTCATGCGCCCGTCTACTATTATTGACGATAGTAGGAGCCT
Protein-coding regions in this window:
- a CDS encoding BlaI/MecI/CopY family transcriptional regulator; its protein translation is MSARKGPDIPVFRPGKDGLEKTLGTLEAQIMDAVWSADGEVSVQDVQEALAQTGKQAAYTTVMTTLSRLHKKGFLARTMRGKAYHYTARVTRSELSDTVTRQVVDGLLSTFAEPAMSYFVEALSANDPGKLDSLAALIEKKRREQKG